A single region of the Vibrio chagasii genome encodes:
- a CDS encoding DUF3283 family protein gives MSINLSLLPPSEKNKIELDKQASFLVWKLKQAKCGPEAIVEEAMKLGDPDEKAWFEQSVEKYKRVMGVA, from the coding sequence ATGTCTATCAACCTTTCACTCCTTCCACCCAGCGAGAAAAACAAAATCGAACTGGATAAGCAGGCATCGTTTCTAGTATGGAAATTGAAGCAGGCTAAATGTGGCCCAGAAGCCATTGTTGAAGAAGCAATGAAGCTCGGTGACCCAGATGAAAAGGCGTGGTTTGAACAGTCTGTAGAAAAATACAAACGAGTAATGGGCGTCGCATAA
- a CDS encoding IS5 family transposase has protein sequence MPKPRYKTTNWKQYNQALTNRGSLTFWIDEEAIAEWKQNKQGKRGRPRRFSDLAITTALMVKRVFSMPLRALQGFLDSVFKLANIPLVCPHYTCISRRAKEVEVSFKPKTRGAIQHLAIDATGLKVYGEGEWKVKKHGTDGKRRVWRKLHLAVDTSSHEIVAAELSLSNVTDGEVLPNLLKQTRRKIIEVSGDGAYDTRHCHDAIRIKRAVPLIPPREGAAFWEQGHPRNLAVGCQKLYGSNNKWKKRYGYHKRSLSETAMYRVKQLLGGKLSLRNYNAQVGETYAMIKALNKLTGLGMPETQYIV, from the coding sequence ATGCCTAAACCTCGTTACAAAACAACTAACTGGAAGCAGTACAATCAAGCCTTAACCAATCGTGGTTCTCTGACCTTTTGGATTGATGAGGAAGCGATAGCCGAGTGGAAGCAAAACAAACAAGGCAAGCGTGGTAGACCTCGCCGGTTCAGCGACTTAGCCATTACTACTGCATTGATGGTGAAACGCGTGTTCTCTATGCCATTGAGAGCGCTGCAAGGATTTCTAGACTCCGTATTTAAGCTGGCTAACATCCCACTTGTTTGCCCACACTACACCTGTATAAGCCGCCGAGCTAAGGAAGTTGAGGTTTCATTTAAACCCAAAACCAGAGGAGCAATACAACATCTGGCAATTGATGCCACTGGCCTCAAGGTTTATGGCGAAGGTGAATGGAAGGTCAAAAAGCATGGTACTGATGGGAAGCGCAGAGTCTGGCGTAAGCTACATTTAGCCGTTGATACTAGCAGTCACGAAATAGTCGCAGCAGAGCTGAGTTTATCTAACGTTACCGATGGCGAAGTGCTTCCCAACCTACTTAAGCAGACACGTCGTAAAATCATTGAGGTATCAGGTGATGGTGCTTATGACACAAGACATTGCCATGATGCAATACGTATAAAGCGAGCGGTTCCGCTAATCCCGCCACGCGAAGGGGCTGCCTTCTGGGAGCAAGGACACCCTCGCAATTTAGCAGTTGGTTGTCAGAAGCTTTATGGCTCCAACAATAAGTGGAAAAAGCGGTATGGCTATCACAAGCGGTCGCTATCAGAGACAGCAATGTATCGAGTGAAACAGTTGCTAGGTGGGAAATTAAGCCTGAGAAACTACAACGCTCAAGTTGGCGAGACTTACGCTATGATCAAAGCGCTGAATAAGCTTACGGGGTTAGGTATGCCTGAAACTCAGTATATTGTTTAA
- a CDS encoding OsmC family protein: MSNAPLNGLNLEDLSAYTKVITDDATQAVSEYGIVAEWKGGVHSEIRTLNQKVGGTEIVKDFTFDVGEPEELLGNNAYPTPQDYLLGGMAGCMMVGFVAGASARGIRLESVKLTIKGALDLRGFLNVSEEAPVGFEEIQFQFEVQGDGTQADYDEVIAGVQQFSPNYRTISDAVKVSAIVA, from the coding sequence ATGAGTAATGCACCATTAAATGGCCTTAACTTAGAAGACCTATCAGCTTATACGAAAGTTATTACTGATGATGCAACACAAGCGGTATCTGAATACGGCATTGTTGCTGAATGGAAAGGCGGTGTTCATAGCGAAATTCGCACGTTGAACCAAAAGGTAGGTGGAACAGAAATCGTTAAAGATTTTACTTTCGACGTGGGTGAACCAGAAGAGCTTCTTGGCAATAACGCATACCCTACGCCACAAGATTACCTGCTGGGTGGCATGGCTGGCTGTATGATGGTTGGTTTTGTTGCAGGCGCCAGTGCCCGCGGCATTCGTTTAGAGTCTGTAAAGCTGACCATCAAAGGGGCTTTGGATCTTCGTGGGTTCTTGAATGTATCTGAAGAAGCTCCGGTTGGCTTCGAAGAGATCCAATTTCAGTTTGAAGTTCAAGGTGATGGTACTCAAGCTGATTACGATGAAGTTATTGCTGGGGTCCAACAATTTTCTCCGAATTACCGAACAATCAGTGATGCCGTTAAAGTCTCAGCGATTGTGGCTTAA
- a CDS encoding outer membrane lipoprotein-sorting protein: protein MYKFTRSLTVLDSALALALVSAPSWAIDSQQVTEMIAKADSYRLNSEQASKVVSLVTLYQDEQLDKTREYNVYTRPNRESLVVFKSAVEASQKMLMIEDNYWLLMPKSRRPIRITPMQKLLGEASVGDISTLTWSEDYQGEWVAEQSVEMPSGDQFDTHHLKLTAKTKGASYQSIDLWLTADRAFPVKADLYLRSGKLAKQAWFTEGVRDGLPSVVSMTLLDKIQPSKKTVIEYREVSEQALADKYYNPAYLSRNSVSGL from the coding sequence ATGTATAAATTTACTCGTTCACTCACTGTTTTAGATTCTGCGTTGGCCTTGGCTCTAGTATCAGCACCAAGCTGGGCTATCGATTCACAGCAAGTTACCGAGATGATTGCTAAGGCAGACAGCTACCGTTTGAACAGCGAACAGGCGTCGAAAGTGGTGTCTCTGGTCACGCTATATCAAGACGAGCAACTAGACAAAACCCGCGAATACAACGTCTACACAAGACCAAACCGAGAGTCGCTGGTTGTGTTCAAGTCGGCGGTCGAGGCGAGTCAAAAGATGCTGATGATAGAGGACAACTATTGGTTACTGATGCCGAAATCTCGCCGTCCAATTCGTATCACCCCGATGCAAAAATTGCTTGGTGAAGCTTCGGTTGGTGATATCTCAACGCTGACTTGGAGCGAAGACTACCAAGGCGAGTGGGTTGCTGAACAATCGGTTGAGATGCCAAGTGGTGATCAGTTTGATACCCATCACTTAAAACTTACCGCAAAAACTAAGGGCGCGAGTTATCAATCCATAGATCTGTGGTTAACGGCAGACCGAGCGTTTCCTGTTAAAGCGGATCTGTATCTGCGTTCAGGTAAGTTAGCCAAGCAAGCTTGGTTTACTGAAGGCGTGCGAGATGGCTTGCCAAGTGTAGTTTCGATGACTTTGCTCGATAAGATTCAACCAAGTAAGAAAACCGTGATTGAGTACCGCGAGGTAAGCGAACAAGCTTTAGCGGACAAATACTACAACCCTGCTTACTTATCACGTAATAGTGTGTCTGGGCTTTAG
- a CDS encoding DUF2798 domain-containing protein: MSKKQFWVTAILSSLTMATIMSGLISGYKMGFSHEWPPIWLQSFFLAWPCAIVLNLTVLPLIRKLSEWICRPRTLC, translated from the coding sequence ATGAGCAAAAAACAATTTTGGGTAACCGCGATTTTATCCTCACTCACCATGGCAACCATCATGTCTGGGTTAATTTCTGGCTATAAAATGGGATTCAGCCACGAGTGGCCGCCAATCTGGTTACAAAGCTTCTTTCTTGCTTGGCCGTGTGCCATTGTGCTGAACCTTACAGTACTCCCTTTGATTCGAAAGCTGTCTGAGTGGATTTGTCGACCACGCACGCTTTGCTAA
- a CDS encoding LysR family transcriptional regulator, producing MNSIFGNIDDLFLFCTVVEEGSLLSASKRLQLPVSTMSRRLTALEERLSIRLLEKKGRELVATKDGEAAFAALSSGMESLHQGFSSLLEERDAIQGKIKLAVPHNFYSGFLRPTVEQYLTQYPNVQLNLILSQQQVVPQTDRDLLITFQISEMEGMIARPLFKAKHGFFASQTYLESREPIVKPQDLEHQDWINVDDVFDMPLYKAGHLEQMVTIRPKFIVNDIRAVAAAAQKGLGIASLPFRHVDPEMNLVQVLPEYHRGDRQAYLVYKERKYQPKALTLLIEALIKSVQSFHSDELS from the coding sequence ATGAATTCCATATTCGGAAACATTGACGATCTATTCCTGTTTTGTACTGTGGTTGAAGAGGGCTCGTTGCTGTCGGCATCGAAGCGGCTTCAACTGCCTGTGTCGACCATGTCACGCCGGTTAACCGCTTTAGAAGAGCGTTTGAGCATCCGCTTGTTAGAAAAGAAGGGTAGGGAGCTGGTGGCGACGAAAGATGGCGAGGCGGCTTTTGCAGCGCTGAGTAGTGGCATGGAGTCTCTTCATCAAGGTTTTAGTAGCCTGCTTGAAGAACGTGATGCCATTCAAGGCAAGATTAAACTCGCAGTCCCTCATAATTTCTATAGTGGTTTTCTTCGCCCGACTGTCGAGCAATACCTTACTCAATATCCAAATGTGCAGCTCAATCTGATTTTGAGCCAGCAACAAGTGGTGCCTCAAACCGACCGTGATTTGTTGATCACGTTTCAGATTTCCGAAATGGAAGGCATGATCGCTCGACCATTGTTTAAAGCGAAACATGGTTTTTTTGCAAGCCAAACCTATTTAGAATCACGTGAGCCGATCGTTAAACCACAAGATCTCGAACATCAAGACTGGATTAACGTTGATGATGTGTTTGATATGCCGCTTTACAAAGCGGGTCACCTGGAACAGATGGTGACGATCAGGCCTAAGTTTATTGTGAACGATATTCGTGCGGTCGCGGCAGCAGCGCAGAAGGGGCTGGGTATCGCTTCGCTGCCTTTTCGTCATGTGGATCCGGAAATGAATCTGGTTCAAGTACTCCCTGAGTACCATCGGGGTGATCGTCAAGCGTATTTAGTGTACAAAGAAAGAAAATATCAGCCGAAGGCTTTAACTCTGCTTATTGAGGCGTTAATTAAAAGCGTTCAGTCGTTCCATAGCGACGAGCTGAGTTAA
- a CDS encoding SDR family NAD(P)-dependent oxidoreductase produces MFNTSSIALIVGGSSGMGKATAERLLKSGVPVMILSHDKQNLAEAKLDLESTTNGHVETAQVDLYDPSAVQSFIEQLNAEKRHIGYLVNAAGFFKPVDFLEHSEQDYDLQLDMNRAFFFITQAVAKNMKQHGGGAIVNIGSMWAHQAIKATPSSAYSMQKAALHALTKNLAIELGDHGVRVNAVAPAVVMSTIYKSFIAEDEIESALQGFNDFHPIGRIGSTDDVADAIEYLLSNKSSWVTGTILNVDGGVMAGRN; encoded by the coding sequence ATGTTTAATACATCTTCTATTGCACTAATTGTTGGCGGTTCTTCTGGTATGGGTAAAGCAACAGCAGAGCGACTGCTTAAGTCTGGTGTGCCTGTAATGATCCTCTCTCATGATAAACAGAATCTTGCTGAAGCAAAATTGGATCTGGAATCAACCACGAATGGTCATGTTGAAACTGCTCAGGTTGATTTATACGACCCTTCTGCTGTTCAAAGCTTTATTGAACAGTTAAATGCAGAAAAACGTCACATTGGCTACTTGGTGAACGCGGCTGGTTTCTTCAAACCGGTCGATTTCCTAGAGCATTCTGAGCAAGATTACGACCTTCAGTTAGATATGAACCGTGCTTTCTTCTTCATTACACAAGCTGTTGCGAAAAATATGAAACAGCACGGTGGTGGCGCAATTGTAAACATCGGTTCTATGTGGGCACACCAAGCAATTAAAGCAACGCCTTCTTCAGCTTACTCAATGCAGAAAGCGGCACTACATGCACTAACAAAAAACTTGGCCATTGAACTAGGTGACCACGGTGTACGTGTAAACGCAGTGGCTCCAGCAGTCGTGATGTCGACAATTTATAAGTCATTCATCGCTGAAGACGAGATTGAATCTGCACTACAAGGCTTTAACGATTTCCACCCAATCGGTCGAATTGGTTCTACAGACGATGTTGCTGATGCAATTGAATACCTACTATCGAATAAGTCTTCTTGGGTAACGGGTACGATTCTAAATGTCGATGGCGGCGTGATGGCGGGTCGAAACTAA
- a CDS encoding 4a-hydroxytetrahydrobiopterin dehydratase: protein MLNELKCEACSIDAIALTKAEQQSLLLELFDWQIIERDGIPQLEKVYKFKNYKQAWAFSNKVSELAEEEFHHPSILLEWGKVTVTWWSHSIKGLHKNDFICASRCDVFAESE from the coding sequence ATGTTGAATGAATTAAAATGCGAAGCCTGCAGTATTGACGCGATTGCCCTGACTAAAGCTGAACAACAGTCGCTATTGTTGGAGTTGTTTGATTGGCAAATCATCGAAAGAGACGGCATCCCGCAGCTTGAAAAGGTATACAAGTTTAAGAACTACAAACAAGCATGGGCATTCAGCAATAAAGTGTCAGAGTTGGCAGAAGAAGAGTTCCATCATCCTTCTATCCTATTGGAGTGGGGTAAAGTCACCGTCACCTGGTGGAGTCACTCAATCAAAGGCCTGCACAAAAATGACTTCATCTGTGCCTCACGCTGCGATGTGTTCGCGGAGAGTGAGTAG
- a CDS encoding YebC/PmpR family DNA-binding transcriptional regulator, translating into MGRSFEVRKASMAKTAGAKIKVYSKYGKEIYMCAKNGGSDPDMNLSLKHLIAKAKKDQVPAHVIDKAIDKANGGGGEDYAPARYEGFGPGGTSVIVDCLTDNGNRTFQDVRQCFVKTGAKIGVEGSVSHMFAHQAVFQFKGEDDEIILETLMMDDVDVTDVELEDGVITVFAPTTEFFKTKTALTNAFPELVLDVEEITFVPQTMTPVAEEDSEKFQKFLDLLDDCDDVQQVYHNAEL; encoded by the coding sequence ATGGGAAGAAGTTTTGAAGTGCGCAAAGCCTCAATGGCTAAAACTGCTGGCGCAAAAATTAAAGTTTATTCCAAATACGGTAAAGAAATTTACATGTGTGCGAAGAATGGTGGTTCAGATCCAGACATGAACCTTTCGCTAAAGCACCTTATTGCTAAAGCGAAGAAAGACCAAGTTCCTGCACACGTTATCGACAAAGCGATCGACAAAGCAAACGGCGGCGGTGGTGAAGACTACGCACCAGCTCGTTACGAAGGCTTTGGCCCAGGCGGCACAAGCGTAATCGTTGACTGTCTAACTGACAACGGCAACCGTACTTTCCAAGACGTTCGCCAATGTTTCGTTAAAACTGGCGCGAAAATCGGTGTTGAAGGTTCTGTTTCTCACATGTTCGCTCACCAAGCTGTATTCCAGTTCAAAGGTGAAGATGACGAGATCATCCTAGAAACACTAATGATGGACGACGTAGACGTAACAGATGTAGAGCTAGAAGATGGTGTAATCACTGTATTCGCTCCAACAACTGAATTCTTCAAAACGAAGACTGCACTAACTAACGCGTTCCCTGAGCTAGTTCTAGATGTTGAGGAAATTACTTTCGTTCCTCAAACTATGACGCCAGTAGCGGAAGAAGATTCTGAGAAGTTCCAGAAGTTCCTAGACCTTCTTGATGACTGTGATGACGTTCAGCAGGTTTACCACAACGCTGAGCTGTAA
- a CDS encoding ABC transporter ATP-binding protein produces MIEFKGIGKSYLTGGQSVDALKGVDGQIKRGEMVALCGPSGSGKSTLLNILGLLDMDYRGEINIDGKAYPTEQIAAARFRRQSLGFVFQRFNLVPVMTALENVAYPLMLNQCSKQEQQIRAQDMLDRVGLGGYIRHRPDNLSGGQQQRVAIARALVHNPSLVIADEPTASLDSHTANLVIDIMKELGHEMGTTFIVATHDPRMAQRCNRVIELIDGQLAPQAEAMEVISWAS; encoded by the coding sequence ATGATTGAATTTAAAGGTATCGGTAAGTCGTATCTCACGGGTGGACAAAGTGTCGATGCTCTCAAGGGAGTCGATGGTCAGATAAAACGTGGTGAAATGGTGGCACTGTGCGGCCCTTCTGGATCAGGGAAAAGTACGCTTTTGAACATCCTAGGTTTGTTGGATATGGACTATCGAGGTGAGATAAATATTGATGGCAAAGCGTATCCAACAGAGCAGATTGCTGCTGCGCGTTTTCGCCGCCAGTCATTGGGTTTTGTGTTTCAGCGCTTCAACCTTGTTCCGGTGATGACAGCACTTGAGAACGTCGCATATCCGTTGATGCTGAACCAATGTTCAAAGCAAGAACAGCAGATCAGAGCCCAAGATATGTTAGATCGTGTTGGGCTAGGGGGTTATATCCGTCACCGTCCAGACAACCTTTCAGGTGGTCAGCAGCAACGTGTAGCGATAGCCAGAGCATTGGTCCACAACCCAAGTTTAGTGATTGCTGATGAGCCTACTGCCAGCTTAGACAGCCACACAGCCAATCTGGTGATCGACATTATGAAAGAGCTCGGTCACGAGATGGGCACCACCTTTATCGTCGCAACGCATGACCCAAGAATGGCGCAGCGTTGTAATCGAGTGATTGAACTTATCGACGGCCAACTGGCGCCACAAGCTGAAGCAATGGAGGTTATCTCATGGGCAAGTTAA
- a CDS encoding ABC transporter permease, which translates to MGKLTQGFSSVLLPTSVRLAWLNLLRNSRRSLLSVLIIAIAVFALTSAGGYGLYTYESLRESTARDTGHLTLSTPGYFEQDEDMPLSNGLDNVQALTKSIIGESDVRGVQPRVYFSGLVSNGSKSTIFMGTGVNEREFDMKGPFLDVRSGQTLSDVKSPRYDSQEPQVMLGTDLARNLKVAVGDWVTLLATTSDGALNAFDFKVQGIYSTGVPELDKRQLYVHITTAQELLASDKVSTLSVFLFETKKTSTVQQRIQLALDKQVGQQGSDIEITPWQARAFFYTKVKDLYDRIFGIMGAVMALVVFVSLFNTMTMSVTERTREIGTLSALGSYPSEIVAGFLKEAGLLAVIGSAIGALVSGLVSVLLLVIDVQMPPPPGRTEGYPLNIYFSLELVGYATLGVLTICLLAAYFSARKGVNKPITEALVYV; encoded by the coding sequence ATGGGCAAGTTAACGCAAGGCTTTAGCTCCGTTTTACTTCCAACTTCGGTGCGTTTGGCGTGGCTTAATTTATTGAGAAATAGTCGACGCAGCTTGCTTTCTGTGTTGATCATCGCGATTGCGGTGTTTGCACTGACTAGTGCGGGCGGTTATGGGCTTTACACCTACGAATCCTTGAGGGAATCAACCGCGCGCGATACTGGTCATCTTACTTTGAGTACGCCGGGCTATTTTGAACAAGACGAAGACATGCCGCTGAGCAATGGTTTAGATAATGTTCAAGCGCTCACCAAGAGCATTATTGGCGAAAGTGATGTGCGTGGTGTGCAGCCACGAGTTTACTTTAGTGGTTTGGTGTCTAACGGAAGCAAGTCGACCATCTTTATGGGAACAGGCGTTAATGAGCGCGAGTTCGACATGAAAGGACCTTTCCTTGACGTGCGCAGCGGTCAAACCCTCTCGGATGTGAAATCACCAAGATACGACAGCCAAGAGCCACAAGTGATGCTCGGAACCGACCTTGCTCGTAACCTTAAAGTGGCCGTTGGTGATTGGGTCACATTGCTTGCGACCACCAGTGATGGCGCATTGAATGCCTTTGATTTTAAGGTGCAGGGTATCTACTCGACTGGTGTGCCTGAGTTGGACAAACGTCAGTTGTACGTACACATCACCACCGCCCAAGAGCTTTTAGCGTCGGATAAAGTCAGCACCTTATCGGTATTCCTTTTTGAAACCAAAAAGACTTCTACGGTTCAACAACGCATCCAATTGGCTTTGGACAAGCAAGTTGGTCAACAGGGCTCAGATATTGAGATCACCCCATGGCAAGCTCGCGCGTTTTTCTACACCAAGGTTAAAGACCTTTACGACCGTATCTTCGGCATCATGGGCGCAGTGATGGCATTGGTGGTGTTTGTGTCTCTGTTCAACACCATGACCATGTCGGTGACAGAACGCACTCGTGAAATCGGCACCTTATCGGCACTCGGCAGTTACCCATCAGAAATCGTGGCGGGTTTTCTAAAAGAGGCGGGCTTACTGGCGGTGATTGGCAGTGCGATCGGCGCACTAGTGAGTGGTTTAGTGTCGGTGTTATTGCTGGTGATTGATGTGCAAATGCCACCACCTCCGGGTCGAACCGAAGGTTACCCACTCAATATTTATTTCTCATTGGAATTGGTTGGTTACGCTACTTTGGGTGTGCTGACGATCTGTTTGCTGGCTGCTTATTTCTCTGCTCGCAAAGGCGTAAATAAGCCAATCACGGAGGCGCTGGTTTATGTATAA
- a CDS encoding NAD(P)-dependent oxidoreductase, with amino-acid sequence MKVSFIGLGVMGFPMAGHLVKAGFEVTVFNRTHSKALDWAGKHQGRTAESVAECVAEADVVLVCVGNDDDVRSMTTSETGALAAMKPNAILVDHTTTSAILSEELEVAAKQAGVRFMDAPVSGGQAGAENGVLTIMCGGEQQLFNDLQPVFEAYGKSSVLMGKVGQGQRAKMVNQICIAGVLNGLSEGLVLAEKSGLDIPTLVDCLKNGAAGSWQMENRATTMAQDKFDFGFAIDWMIKDLGFCLDEAERQGIQLPLTEKTNNAYKALSAQGEGRMDTSVLMKAVVEETKK; translated from the coding sequence ATGAAAGTAAGTTTTATCGGGTTAGGTGTTATGGGTTTCCCAATGGCAGGACACCTAGTCAAAGCCGGTTTCGAGGTAACGGTATTTAACCGTACTCATAGCAAAGCATTGGACTGGGCTGGAAAGCACCAAGGTAGAACCGCTGAGAGCGTTGCTGAGTGTGTGGCAGAAGCCGATGTTGTGCTGGTTTGCGTGGGTAACGATGATGACGTACGCAGCATGACAACCAGTGAAACAGGTGCATTGGCCGCTATGAAGCCAAACGCGATTCTTGTTGACCACACCACAACGTCTGCAATCCTGTCTGAAGAGCTTGAAGTCGCTGCGAAGCAAGCTGGAGTTCGTTTTATGGATGCACCAGTGTCTGGTGGTCAAGCAGGTGCAGAGAACGGCGTGCTAACTATCATGTGTGGTGGTGAGCAACAGCTATTCAACGACCTTCAACCTGTGTTTGAAGCTTACGGTAAATCGTCAGTTCTGATGGGTAAAGTCGGCCAAGGCCAGCGCGCGAAAATGGTTAACCAGATCTGCATCGCAGGTGTGTTGAATGGCTTATCTGAAGGCTTAGTGCTTGCTGAGAAATCAGGTTTAGATATCCCAACTCTGGTTGATTGCCTCAAAAACGGCGCTGCTGGTTCGTGGCAGATGGAAAACCGCGCTACGACAATGGCGCAAGACAAGTTTGATTTCGGTTTCGCCATTGATTGGATGATCAAAGACTTAGGTTTCTGTTTAGATGAAGCTGAGCGCCAAGGCATTCAACTTCCATTGACGGAGAAGACCAACAACGCATACAAGGCTCTTTCTGCACAAGGTGAAGGCCGCATGGATACCTCTGTATTGATGAAAGCTGTGGTTGAAGAGACAAAGAAGTAG
- a CDS encoding S41 family peptidase: MKPLKYVMTLALIQGSFACHSEQIKKDQTHDINGVWFSQRDGEIKVIENETTRTIQVVNNTCYEVSNSLSYGTELSYEAIKQHSIRQDNQLILNILRPRPFTYTLVSNINDVCTEGLGHSMFRDGYFDFDAQSMFDIYWQDMNNHYAFFDERNIDWDEVYEKYHDDLYGADDEQLINVFDEILRHLKDDHSSISIPSKELQIWYSNKATLEQKLELEADQLNIPESEKESYITSQKDKITLNIMKYLFEHEQEGFKKRASLESKEHRLNWGIIDNKGIPTGYLRIGDFMSYIDEGLITETPRLNTDKAHRQFEELVTKVLTQLNDTQSLIIDIRENEGGLDMQGLWLLQHLIEEQQLAWHVSSYFKGEFSHDVDVMMTPSDGISYTKPIVLLTSFGTVSAAETFASAMKTLPHVTIVGESTSGATSDAFGRMLPNGWEYSLSNLYYKNRDLKNHEVTGVQPEHVVRNFVLEDRQQGRDAALEKALSLLY; this comes from the coding sequence ATGAAACCTCTTAAATATGTGATGACACTTGCTTTAATTCAAGGCTCATTCGCATGTCATAGCGAACAAATTAAAAAAGACCAGACCCATGATATTAATGGGGTTTGGTTTAGCCAACGAGACGGCGAAATTAAAGTTATCGAAAATGAGACTACAAGAACGATACAAGTGGTTAATAACACTTGTTATGAAGTGTCTAACTCTCTGAGTTATGGTACAGAGTTGAGTTATGAGGCGATAAAACAGCATTCCATTCGTCAAGATAATCAATTGATTCTTAATATTCTTCGACCTAGACCTTTTACTTATACTTTAGTTAGTAATATCAATGATGTATGTACTGAAGGTCTTGGTCACTCTATGTTTCGCGATGGTTATTTTGATTTTGATGCTCAATCGATGTTCGATATATATTGGCAAGATATGAACAACCACTATGCCTTTTTTGATGAACGTAACATTGACTGGGATGAGGTTTATGAAAAATATCATGATGACTTATACGGTGCAGACGACGAGCAGCTAATTAATGTATTCGATGAAATACTTCGTCACTTAAAGGATGATCATAGTTCTATTTCTATCCCTTCAAAAGAGCTGCAGATATGGTATAGCAATAAAGCCACCTTGGAACAAAAATTGGAGTTGGAAGCTGACCAGTTAAATATTCCTGAATCCGAAAAAGAAAGCTACATAACCAGTCAGAAGGATAAAATCACGCTCAATATCATGAAGTATTTGTTTGAACATGAACAGGAAGGTTTTAAAAAACGAGCTTCTCTTGAGAGCAAGGAACATCGTCTTAACTGGGGCATCATTGATAATAAAGGCATACCGACTGGATACTTAAGAATTGGCGACTTCATGAGCTATATCGATGAAGGTTTAATAACAGAAACGCCTAGACTAAACACAGATAAAGCTCATCGTCAGTTTGAAGAATTAGTGACTAAAGTTTTAACGCAGCTAAATGATACCCAGTCGTTGATTATCGATATCCGTGAAAATGAGGGTGGGCTTGATATGCAAGGTCTATGGTTATTGCAGCATTTGATTGAAGAGCAGCAGTTAGCTTGGCATGTTAGCTCTTACTTCAAAGGTGAATTCAGCCATGATGTTGATGTCATGATGACCCCAAGCGATGGTATTTCATATACAAAACCGATTGTACTTTTGACCTCTTTTGGAACGGTCAGTGCAGCAGAGACATTCGCATCGGCAATGAAGACGCTCCCTCACGTGACCATCGTTGGTGAATCAACATCAGGCGCCACCTCAGATGCATTTGGCAGAATGCTTCCCAATGGCTGGGAGTATTCATTAAGTAATTTATATTATAAGAATCGCGACCTTAAAAACCATGAAGTTACAGGGGTGCAGCCAGAGCACGTGGTTAGAAACTTTGTGTTAGAAGATCGTCAGCAAGGCCGAGATGCAGCACTTGAAAAAGCATTGTCATTACTTTATTAA
- a CDS encoding TetR/AcrR family transcriptional regulator, translated as MKELNPTAEKIVDLAESYMQSRGFNGFSFRDIQNELGIKTASIHYHFKTKQDLAQTVFERYLVNYEVALKRIESQDISAEGKIEALAEIFVDVRENNKLCLCGMYASDFYFLADGLESLLSKFVQINEDFIRKSIEQGIASGHFRSGLEATQAARLIFVALEGGILLSQFKDTDYIRSVKASCLNILQAS; from the coding sequence ATGAAAGAACTTAATCCAACGGCAGAAAAGATCGTCGATTTAGCGGAAAGTTATATGCAAAGCCGAGGTTTTAATGGCTTCAGTTTTCGCGACATTCAAAATGAGCTTGGGATAAAGACTGCGAGTATCCATTATCATTTCAAAACGAAACAAGACCTGGCTCAAACGGTATTTGAACGTTACCTTGTTAATTACGAAGTAGCGTTAAAGCGGATCGAGAGTCAAGACATCTCTGCAGAAGGTAAAATTGAAGCATTAGCCGAAATTTTTGTTGATGTACGCGAGAACAACAAACTGTGTCTATGTGGTATGTATGCTTCTGACTTCTATTTTTTAGCGGATGGTTTGGAAAGCCTATTGTCTAAATTTGTTCAAATTAATGAAGACTTTATTCGTAAAAGCATAGAGCAGGGGATTGCGAGTGGACATTTCCGTTCTGGATTAGAAGCGACTCAAGCTGCGAGGCTAATTTTTGTCGCCTTAGAGGGGGGGATTTTACTGTCTCAATTCAAGGACACAGATTATATCCGTTCAGTGAAAGCCAGCTGTTTAAACATTCTGCAGGCGTCATAG